A stretch of DNA from Triticum dicoccoides isolate Atlit2015 ecotype Zavitan chromosome 2A, WEW_v2.0, whole genome shotgun sequence:
GGTTCTGGAGATCGTGCTCCCGATCGCGTCCGCGCTGCTCGTCTTCGCGGTGGCCGCCGCCGTCTTCGTGTGCATGCGGCGGTGGCGCATGTTCGGGGAGCTCAAGGAGGACTGGGAGGCCACCTTCGGGCCGCACAGGTTCTCGTACAAGGACCTCTACCACGCCACCGACGGGTTCAGCGACGAGCGGCTGCTGGGCATCGGCGGGTTCGGTCGGGTGTACCGCGGCACGCTCCCCAAGTCCAAGTCGGCGGAGATCGCGGTGAAGAAGGTGTCGCACGGGTCGAGGCAGGGGATGAGGGAGTTCGTGGCGGAGGTGGTGACCATCGGTCGGCTCCGGCACCGCAACCTGGTGCAGCTGCTGGGCTACTGCCGGCGCAAGGGCGAGCTGCTGCTGGTGTACGACTACATGCCCAACGGCAGCCTGGACAAGCACCTGTACGACGACGGCGAgaagaagacggcggcggcggcgggcctggGCTGGGGGCAGAGGTTCCGGATCATCAAGGGCGTCGCGTCCGGGCTGCTGTACCTCCAcgaggactgggagcaggtggtggtgCACCGGGACATCAAGGCCAGCAACGTGCTGCTGGACGCCGACATGAACGGCCGGCTGGGCGACTTCGGGCTGGCGCGGCTGTACGACCACGGCACGGACCCGCACACGACGCACGTGGTGGGCACCATGGGGTACCTGGCGCCGGAGCTGGGGCACACGGGGAGGGCCTCCAAGGCGTCCGACGTGTTCGCACTCGGGGCCTTCATGCTGGAGGTGGCGTGCGGGCGGAAGCCGGTGGTGCAGGACGCGCGCGACAACCACCTGGTGCTGGTGGACTGGGTGCTCGACCAGTGGCGCGCCGGGGCGGTCACCGGCGCCGTCGACCCGCGCCTGGGCGGCGACGTcgtggaggaggaggccagcctGGTGCTGCGGCTGGGCCTGCTGTGCTCGCACCCGCTGCCCGGCGCGCGGCCGACCACGCGGCAGGTGGCGCAGTACCTGGACGGCGACCTCAAGCTGCCGGAGCTGTCGCCCACGTACCAGAGCTTCAACATGCTGGCGCTCATGCAGGACCAGGGCTTCGACCCCTACGTCATGTCCTACCCGATGACCTCCATCACCGCCGGCACCATGTCCCAGATGTCCGACCTCTCCGGAGGGAGATGAGCCGCGGTCGTCGGCGCGTAACTAGAACTGCTGTCTGCTAGCATCTTCAGATTTCGTTTGTGTTCAGAACCGGGTGAGTTTCTTTGTGTGGTACTAGTACATGGATCGATAACCTGAATGTAAAGTGTTGTGCGATCATGCTCAGCATGGTTTGATGTTCAGATGAGATATTACCGACCAAAAAAGGGAGATTTGGGTGTTTGATCTCCCACCCCAGCTTTGTAAACTAATGTAGTGCTAGGAGTTTCTGAATGTAAACCATGATGCTGATCCCCTCCAAATATGAATATTTCGTTTATGCTAGGAGTAGTAGAGATCCTGACGGCTGACGTTCCGAATTACCCATGCCACAAGATCCAGAACCTGACACAAGTTCCAAGCGTGTTGAACATATTTTTACAGATACATTGAACATCTTTCTGACGTAAATATGGTTTACTCTCTTTCTTGACACAGAAAGTtatatcttttgatgaaaaacataTTGCTCAGTAAAATTGGTTTGATTTACCCCAAAGAAGAAAGCATTGCTCTGGGCATCTAGAAGACGGCAACCAAGGAAAATAATTGGTCCGCTGCAAGAAATTATCTGAGTGAGATATTATGATACAGTAGCATATGTATCAATAAGTCCTTCCAGAAGAAATAGCATGTGACCTCATATGGTCTATGATGTCACGGGTGATGCAGACTTTGTGCTTCCAGAATCCATATACAGAGGCAGTTTCATGCCTGTCAGAGCAACCAGATTGGAAGGCATCATATGCATGGGATGAAGCCAAAGAACAAAACCAAGGCCGTAGCCAAATGCTGTAAATTCTACGCAATAACAAATCCTACAAAATGTACAAAGTACAAACCCACACAACGATCGTTTCTAAGGAATACAATTCTCACAAAATCCTGTTTTTTTCTTTTATCAAACAACTCCAAAGCATTTGGACCCTGATAGACAATTGGATCTAACCCAAGTGTCAGGTAACACAATAAGGCCTTGAACTTCCCAAATAACATGATTTCCATCAATAATACATGACACAGCCTTTCAGCGATCCAGATTGGCAGAATAACTAAAATATATGTAAGCTTACAGAAATGGTGTCTATCAGCAAGTCATGGATTATATATTTTGTCAGTAATGGAAAGAATACAGTATCTCAAAATGCTTCTAGATTCTTGTCAGTCTAAATCAACGGCCTTTTTTgtcaaaaaaaatcctataagaacACGGCGCAAAACTGTACCCCACGAAATAAGGAATCCATGAATCCTCAGTTGATCTTGATCAGATACCATGATGGCACAGTGCAAAAGCCAAAACTGCACTCTTCTTTGGTGATATGTGAATTTCTCCAAAACTCATCCAAAGATCTCCGGAGAAAACATTCATAAAACCAACCGAGGGATCCAAGCAGAAGCTGTCAGAAAACATGAAATTAGACAAAGAAGAGTCAAGTAAAAAAAGGTTAACAAGGAGCCAACAGGACTTCAGAAACACAGCACGCCAAATAAAGTGGAAGGTACACTGATCAAATCTGGAGCTAAAACACCAAACTTCTAGTCCATCTTTTGGGATAAGAGTTGCCCTTCACGACAGGGGTCACAGTCCACAGTCATGAAAACCAATGCTTACCAAACCATTGGTAAGCCTTGCTGTCTTTTCCAAAGCAATTTTTACGAAGTTGCAACTTGGACATTCAGATCCAAGATTTGATGTATTTGTTCCAAATGGTGTTAGCTAACAACACCTTCATACTCTAGAAAGAATTGTCCTTTTTTTGCATGGTTCAGCAAACCACAGCACGCACACCGACACACTCGTACAATTAGCAAATTGTAACTTACAATCATGTACTTGGTCCCACTTCAGTCCAATGCATAACCCATACAGACTGGCACATACCAGTTACAATGTCAAAGGAAGGGAACCGTACAATTAAAATTTGGAAAGTCTTTTGCAATCCTGGTTACTAAACATGAATTTCTTGAGCACATTATTAAATTTGCAGCAGAGAACTTCAACAACGCAAAATTATATGATTGCATCAGCTCTACCAAAACACTCGTTTCACTCGTTATCACGAGTTGCAAACTTCATCAACACGAAATTATATGAAATAGATACCTGGGTCACATAGAGGTTAGCAAAATCCTGTTTTTTTCATTTCCTATTTGAAACAACAAAATTATAGTAATCCTCTTCCCCGTAAAGTCTCCTGAAAACATGAGAAGAATAAGCATCAAGATAGCTGCCAGTTAAGGAATATACAAAAGTCAAATGAGGAAGATTGCAAGAACCACAGCATTGCAAAATCTGGTAGGTTTTGCATTCATTTGGCCAAACTCATTACCTACTCCTTCAGTTGTAAATTTTGAAAGGCAATTTCAAGGCTACCAATCTCCTATTGACTCCTTCCTAAACAGTGTTATTCTGCAGTTTGATCCTtagttttctttcaaggagacagtaAGGGAGGATCCTGTTGTAAATATATCATGGTGACATAAAACCAACTAATCTATCTCCAGCTGGGCAAAGCCATGTCAGATGAGCTCTCAACAGGCAATATTATCAACAGAAAGAAGCTTTTCTCTCTGTACTAGATAGGTGGAATATTTCTGAAAAATACTATTATGCCTCTTAAGCCAAATATTCCAGCATGCTAATGTACTAGGTTCCTTCAAGAAGTCTTCTAATATACAGTAAAACTAATAATGACGTGAAAGTACTTCTAAATAAAAATCTAACACTACTATTTTTATGTAATCATCAAAATGACACGAATAGCTGCCAAAATACACACAACGATCCAGCGGCACACACAAACCCTATGAAAAATGGCATCTTGCATGTGCCACATGTGAATGGGCCCGTTCCAGTAAGACCAAGACCATAAATTTGGGCAGTATTATCCATGGGTACCATAGAAGGGCAATGCATCTCCAAATATAGTGCTACATGAGCtcatgatatgcaaaagaaaacagATAGGAACTTGACTTCACTTACGCTACATCTGCTGACGAACCACACTTTATCACACCTTTCCCTTCAGTCCCTTCAAGGCAAATGTAGTGCATTATGATTTCTCTTAGAGTTGTCTTTGTGCTCTTAATATCGTTGTCCCACAAAATAGTCTGCCCCAAAGAAATAAAATGTGAAGACATATAGATCCAATAAGTAAAACAAGACAGTAACTTTGATGTTTGAACAGAACAAATGCAAGAGCAACATTTTTAAATACCTTTCTCACATACTCTCTTTTGAAATCCTCCCAAGGTACTTTGCCTTTAGCAGAGAAAATGGAGGCATTCCACAAGGCACCTCTAGCAGCCATTACAGATGTGGCACCTAGAAGTCAAAGTAATCAAGACACAAACCCATTGTTTAAAACAACATGAAAGAGAATAAACAATAATATGCCGGTGCACTCTGACTCACCAAGAACTGGAAGCAAGGTGTTAATCCCTCACATTTGTGCAGTTTTTTTAGAATACCTTTATGGGTTTTCAAGAAACTCAGATTATGCATGCTTGTTTGCGAATGAATATTTTCATTTTTCCAGTTAACTCAGATGTTTATTGCCATTTGGCGCTGAGGAAATGATATAGTACTACTATCGCAATCAAAGTACATGGAGATTTTTCTTTTGGCTAGGTGTAAAGTAAGCACAATACTGataactagcaagcaaagaaaCCCGAAGTAGCGAGATTTAAGCTGAGATCTATTTATGCATTTGTCAATTTCTCTTTAATGTACTATACTATAAAAATTACTATTATAAATAAAAGAGCATATGAATGGAACATACAAACCTGTAGCATCTTTGATTCTCTTAAAATCTTCGTACTCAAATACATTCCCATTAGCTATAACTGGAATTGACAGTGCGGATACAACATCAGCAATCTCATCCCACTTAGCCGGATCCCT
This window harbors:
- the LOC119355764 gene encoding L-type lectin-domain containing receptor kinase SIT2-like isoform X2, with protein sequence MASVRRALLAASAAPRLLCEQRRPGEASHGTRRLQRSRETMPLLLLLLLLGLAGPRRAAAADEQFVFDGFTGANLTMDGMATVTPNGLLQLSNATSQLKGHAFFPTPLQFHRAPNSTAMRSFSTAFVIGIIGAYDTLSSHGMAFVVAKSANFSSALPGQFLGLVGSANNGNATNHLFAVEFDTILNSEFNDMSGNHVGVDVNGLNSVDADNAGYYDDDGTGAFRNISLVDRKPMQVWVDFDGRTMQVNVTMAPLQVARPKRPLLSAVVNLSSVIDGTAYVGFSSSSGILFCRHYVLGWSFKMNGAAPALNISSLPSMPVTFPKPRSKVLEIVLPIASALLVFAVAAAVFVCMRRWRMFGELKEDWEATFGPHRFSYKDLYHATDGFSDERLLGIGGFGRVYRGTLPKSKSAEIAVKKVSHGSRQGMREFVAEVVTIGRLRHRNLVQLLGYCRRKGELLLVYDYMPNGSLDKHLYDDGEKKTAAAAGLGWGQRFRIIKGVASGLLYLHEDWEQVVVHRDIKASNVLLDADMNGRLGDFGLARLYDHGTDPHTTHVVGTMGYLAPELGHTGRASKASDVFALGAFMLEVACGRKPVVQDARDNHLVLVDWVLDQWRAGAVTGAVDPRLGGDVVEEEASLVLRLGLLCSHPLPGARPTTRQVAQYLDGDLKLPELSPTYQSFNMLALMQDQGFDPYVMSYPMTSITAGTMSQMSDLSGGR
- the LOC119355764 gene encoding L-type lectin-domain containing receptor kinase SIT2-like isoform X1 — protein: MPLLLLLLLLGLAGPRRAAAADEQFVFDGFTGANLTMDGMATVTPNGLLQLSNATSQLKGHAFFPTPLQFHRAPNSTAMRSFSTAFVIGIIGAYDTLSSHGMAFVVAKSANFSSALPGQFLGLVGSANNGNATNHLFAVEFDTILNSEFNDMSGNHVGVDVNGLNSVDADNAGYYDDDGTGAFRNISLVDRKPMQVWVDFDGRTMQVNVTMAPLQVARPKRPLLSAVVNLSSVIDGTAYVGFSSSSGILFCRHYVLGWSFKMNGAAPALNISSLPSMPVTFPKPRSKVLEIVLPIASALLVFAVAAAVFVCMRRWRMFGELKEDWEATFGPHRFSYKDLYHATDGFSDERLLGIGGFGRVYRGTLPKSKSAEIAVKKVSHGSRQGMREFVAEVVTIGRLRHRNLVQLLGYCRRKGELLLVYDYMPNGSLDKHLYDDGEKKTAAAAGLGWGQRFRIIKGVASGLLYLHEDWEQVVVHRDIKASNVLLDADMNGRLGDFGLARLYDHGTDPHTTHVVGTMGYLAPELGHTGRASKASDVFALGAFMLEVACGRKPVVQDARDNHLVLVDWVLDQWRAGAVTGAVDPRLGGDVVEEEASLVLRLGLLCSHPLPGARPTTRQVAQYLDGDLKLPELSPTYQSFNMLALMQDQGFDPYVMSYPMTSITAGTMSQMSDLSGGR